The following proteins are co-located in the Leptospira weilii genome:
- a CDS encoding diacylglycerol/polyprenol kinase family protein: MANLVRFNYARKLWHLLGLIFPVCYYLDVFQGAFGLLNATRAVVFVSLVFCLGTIVLLEYFRFRFPGFQRFFLSILGALMKEEEKTRLNGTLPYFLSCAFVVLLFPPEISILAMLFLVIGDPTAAWIGTFYGKHRFSNGKSVEGIVAFVVVCSIVGFVFMYLSETSDKRNFLRTEDFVFYNSLIFLIPAILISAVTELYCGTYWNGLVDDNLLIPSVSAIVLGFTAWLILGVEPSAIFLNVTELFLRI, translated from the coding sequence GTGGCAAATTTGGTTCGATTCAACTATGCGCGTAAACTTTGGCATCTTCTCGGGTTGATCTTTCCTGTTTGTTACTACTTGGATGTTTTTCAAGGAGCGTTCGGACTTTTGAATGCCACGCGAGCAGTAGTCTTCGTTTCTTTGGTGTTTTGTCTTGGAACGATCGTACTGCTTGAATATTTTCGTTTTCGATTTCCGGGCTTTCAAAGATTCTTTTTGTCGATCCTAGGCGCTTTGATGAAGGAGGAAGAAAAGACGAGATTGAACGGCACTCTCCCTTATTTTCTTTCCTGTGCGTTTGTTGTACTTCTGTTTCCTCCGGAGATTTCCATTCTTGCCATGCTTTTCCTCGTAATCGGGGATCCGACCGCCGCTTGGATCGGAACATTCTACGGAAAGCACAGATTTTCCAACGGAAAATCCGTGGAAGGAATCGTCGCGTTCGTCGTTGTTTGTTCAATTGTAGGTTTTGTTTTTATGTATCTTTCCGAGACGTCCGATAAACGGAATTTTTTGAGAACGGAAGATTTTGTATTTTATAATAGTCTAATTTTCTTAATTCCTGCCATTTTGATTTCCGCGGTTACGGAACTTTACTGCGGGACGTATTGGAACGGTCTCGTAGACGATAACCTTTTGATTCCCTCCGTTTCCGCTATAGTTTTGGGTTTTACTGCCTGGTTGATTTTAGGAGTGGAACCTTCTGCAATTTTCCTGAATGTGACGGAATTGTTTTTAAGGATCTAA
- a CDS encoding flagellin, producing MIINHNLSAVNSHRSLKFNELAVDKTMKALSSGMRINSAADDASGLAVSEKLRTQINGLRQAERNTEDGMSFIQTAEGFLEQTSNIIQRIRVLAIQTSNGIYSNEDRQLVQVEVSALVDEVDRIASQAEFNKFKLFEGQFARGSRVASMWFHMGPNQNQRERFYIGTMTSKALKLVKADGRPIAISSPGEANDVIGLADAALTRIMKQRADMGAYYNRLEYTAKGLMGAYENMQASESRIRDADMAEEVVSLTTKQILVQSGTAMLAQANMKPNSVLKLLQHI from the coding sequence ATGATTATCAATCACAACCTGAGCGCGGTGAATTCTCACCGTTCTCTAAAGTTCAACGAACTTGCTGTGGACAAGACGATGAAGGCTCTGTCTTCCGGTATGCGGATCAATTCCGCTGCGGACGACGCTTCCGGACTCGCGGTTTCCGAAAAGCTGAGGACGCAGATCAACGGTCTGCGTCAGGCCGAAAGAAACACCGAAGACGGGATGAGTTTCATCCAAACTGCCGAGGGTTTCCTCGAACAGACGTCGAACATCATTCAGAGAATCCGGGTGCTCGCCATCCAGACCTCGAATGGGATCTACAGCAACGAAGATAGGCAGCTCGTGCAGGTGGAAGTATCCGCGCTGGTGGACGAAGTCGATCGAATCGCTTCTCAGGCTGAATTTAATAAATTCAAGCTGTTCGAGGGACAATTCGCGAGAGGGTCCAGAGTCGCTTCCATGTGGTTTCACATGGGACCGAATCAAAATCAGCGCGAGAGATTTTACATCGGCACGATGACTTCGAAAGCCCTGAAGCTTGTAAAAGCGGACGGGAGACCGATCGCGATTTCTTCTCCGGGAGAAGCCAACGATGTTATCGGTTTAGCGGATGCGGCTCTTACGAGGATCATGAAGCAGAGAGCGGATATGGGGGCTTACTACAATAGGCTCGAATATACCGCAAAGGGTCTGATGGGTGCGTATGAAAATATGCAAGCATCTGAATCCAGAATTCGGGACGCCGATATGGCGGAGGAAGTTGTCTCGCTGACCACAAAACAAATACTCGTTCAGAGTGGTACGGCAATGTTAGCGCAGGCAAACATGAAACCGAATTCGGTTCTCAAGCTTCTGCAGCATATCTAA
- a CDS encoding ankyrin repeat domain-containing protein encodes MDPSELFEAIRAKNVETVKKLLDEGCDPSAVEKDGINALALAAYVKQPEMVEYLLKKGANVNDRTKGGRTALHQAVWQYDKRSVELLLEAGADIHALDNENRTPLWLADRWESFSILIERGALIDGIDQNGATLLNKMALATSPFQQDDGIQILNKLVELGLEVSNEKPDEYGETLLMKTIDYAPINQNQKTNQIARWLLEQGMNPLYVSKAGKTALHYACKKGDLELVKTLLSLGADVNAQITEDGGGFEEGMTPLDSVTQYGSERKSILAELKKAGAGKSVPKAAMDLEIEGNVVRLQGKDRKEILEEMLQITKNLKANVFSHPDYDDPDHDLDWEFRGEEIDELDFFSKCADDPKLRPLVVRYVSQILNANEKEGEPIYVHDELEAGGYAMQALVATGEKAYLELLNKYIHSIDIDHTVHLHELMDVARKAYSKTQLAPIEKSLNKLGLAR; translated from the coding sequence ATGGATCCATCCGAACTATTTGAAGCAATCCGTGCAAAAAACGTAGAAACCGTAAAAAAACTTTTAGACGAAGGTTGCGATCCCTCCGCTGTCGAAAAAGACGGAATTAATGCACTCGCTCTTGCCGCTTATGTGAAACAACCGGAAATGGTAGAGTATCTTCTTAAAAAAGGAGCGAATGTCAACGATAGGACCAAAGGCGGACGCACTGCTCTTCATCAGGCAGTTTGGCAGTATGACAAAAGGTCTGTGGAACTTCTCTTGGAAGCGGGAGCGGATATTCACGCGTTGGACAATGAAAATCGGACTCCCCTTTGGCTTGCAGATCGATGGGAATCGTTTTCCATTTTGATCGAACGTGGGGCCCTGATAGACGGTATCGATCAGAATGGAGCCACACTACTTAATAAGATGGCTTTGGCGACGTCTCCTTTTCAACAGGACGATGGGATCCAAATATTAAACAAACTTGTAGAACTTGGTCTCGAAGTTTCTAATGAAAAACCGGATGAATATGGGGAAACTCTTTTGATGAAAACGATCGATTATGCCCCTATAAATCAAAATCAGAAAACGAATCAAATCGCTCGCTGGTTATTGGAACAGGGAATGAATCCTTTGTATGTGAGTAAAGCGGGTAAAACCGCTCTGCATTACGCTTGTAAGAAAGGGGATTTAGAACTGGTAAAAACCTTACTTTCTCTTGGAGCTGATGTAAATGCGCAAATTACGGAAGATGGAGGCGGTTTTGAGGAAGGTATGACTCCTCTTGACAGTGTGACTCAATACGGGTCGGAGCGTAAATCGATCCTTGCGGAACTTAAAAAAGCGGGAGCGGGCAAGAGCGTACCCAAAGCCGCAATGGATTTGGAAATCGAAGGCAACGTGGTTCGGCTGCAAGGAAAAGATCGTAAAGAGATATTGGAGGAGATGTTACAAATTACAAAAAACTTAAAAGCAAATGTATTCTCTCATCCGGACTATGACGATCCGGATCATGATCTAGATTGGGAATTCCGGGGAGAAGAAATCGATGAACTGGATTTCTTTTCAAAATGTGCGGACGATCCGAAATTACGCCCTCTTGTTGTTCGTTATGTATCACAGATTTTGAATGCAAACGAGAAAGAAGGAGAACCGATTTACGTGCACGATGAGCTGGAAGCGGGAGGTTATGCAATGCAGGCGTTAGTCGCCACTGGAGAGAAAGCATATCTTGAACTTCTTAACAAATATATTCATTCGATTGATATTGATCATACGGTTCATCTTCATGAGCTGATGGATGTGGCACGCAAAGCCTATTCTAAAACTCAGTTGGCTCCGATTGAGAAATCTTTAAACAAGTTGGGATTGGCTCGTTAG
- the creD gene encoding cell envelope integrity protein CreD, translating to MFNIQSSIGLRILILAAMLAVFLIPINLVSSLIFERQSRAGEAVEEIGSKWGGKQKVSGPFLVIPYQKLEEREEENKDGKKVIVKVTVYEEMYFLPEKLDLEARLNAEKRKRGIYEAVLYNGNLMFQGIFRRPTVSDFPWNTENIFWGDAKVVVAISDSKGIGSDIELILAEKEKTFQPGASLRNFQSGVHLKTNLLELKSPLTFQIKIPIQGSDSMHLVPVGKESKIRISSNWKDPSFEGNFLPKERNISENGFQATWESSYFSRNYPQVISSDEGGTLDIMESSGCGVRLIVPVDHYLKLERSIKYSILFIAASFALFFLLEILGGKILHPLQYLMIGFAMIVFYVLNLSLSEHLGFVISYTVASLAVSSLIFYYATSVLQSKKRGLIAGVYYLGLYSFLYVVLSSEDYALLLGSVAVFVFLALLMHLTRKINWYSFGFKKGEAESS from the coding sequence ATGTTTAATATTCAATCGTCGATAGGTCTTAGAATTCTGATTTTGGCGGCAATGCTGGCCGTGTTTTTAATTCCGATTAATTTGGTTAGTTCGTTGATTTTTGAAAGGCAATCAAGAGCCGGGGAGGCAGTGGAGGAAATAGGTTCCAAATGGGGAGGCAAACAAAAAGTATCCGGACCTTTTTTAGTGATTCCCTATCAAAAACTCGAAGAAAGAGAAGAAGAAAATAAAGACGGCAAGAAAGTTATAGTTAAAGTAACAGTATACGAAGAAATGTATTTTCTTCCGGAAAAATTGGACTTGGAGGCGCGCTTAAACGCGGAAAAAAGAAAGAGAGGAATTTACGAGGCGGTATTATATAATGGAAATTTAATGTTTCAGGGAATTTTTAGGAGACCGACCGTTTCTGATTTTCCGTGGAATACGGAGAATATTTTTTGGGGAGATGCAAAGGTGGTTGTCGCCATCAGTGATTCAAAAGGAATCGGAAGCGATATTGAATTGATCTTAGCCGAGAAGGAAAAAACGTTTCAACCCGGCGCATCTTTAAGAAATTTTCAATCCGGTGTACATTTAAAAACGAATCTTTTAGAATTGAAATCCCCGCTAACGTTTCAAATCAAAATTCCAATCCAAGGTTCCGACTCTATGCATTTGGTTCCCGTAGGTAAAGAAAGTAAGATCCGAATTTCTTCGAATTGGAAGGATCCTTCCTTTGAGGGGAACTTTTTACCAAAGGAAAGAAATATTTCGGAAAACGGATTTCAAGCGACTTGGGAGTCTTCTTATTTTTCCAGGAATTATCCGCAAGTGATTTCTTCGGACGAAGGCGGAACTCTGGACATAATGGAATCATCCGGGTGTGGAGTTCGTTTGATCGTTCCGGTGGATCATTACTTGAAGTTGGAAAGGTCCATCAAATATTCGATTTTGTTTATTGCCGCCAGTTTTGCCCTTTTCTTTTTATTGGAAATTCTTGGAGGAAAGATCCTTCATCCGCTCCAGTATTTAATGATCGGGTTTGCAATGATTGTGTTTTACGTTTTAAATTTGTCTCTATCGGAACATTTGGGTTTTGTGATTTCTTATACGGTCGCGTCTCTTGCGGTTTCAAGTCTTATCTTTTATTATGCGACTTCCGTTTTACAGAGTAAAAAGAGAGGATTGATTGCAGGCGTATATTATCTGGGGTTGTATTCTTTTTTATATGTAGTCTTATCTTCGGAAGACTACGCCTTATTATTAGGTTCCGTCGCGGTGTTTGTATTTTTAGCGCTTCTGATGCATCTAACTCGAAAGATCAATTGGTATTCTTTCGGATTCAAAAAGGGAGAGGCCGAATCGTCCTAA
- a CDS encoding flagellin, with translation MIINHNLAAINSHRVLKFQNNEVAKNMETLSSGMRINRAGDDASGLAVSEKMRTQVKGLRQAERNTEDGMSLIQTTEGYLQETNDIIQRIRVLAIQSSNGIYSAEDRQMIQVEVSQLVDEIDRIASQAEFNKMALLQGDFARGSRTSSMWFHIGPNQHQRERVYIATMTAKSLNLIKADGSLLTLSTAEFANDSIGVLDDALMKINKQRANLGAYFNRLEHASKGLMVAYENIQASESRIRDTDMAEETVAFTKNQILVQSGTAMLAQANVRPQSVLQLLR, from the coding sequence ATGATCATCAATCACAACTTAGCCGCGATCAATTCTCATCGCGTTCTAAAATTTCAGAATAACGAAGTAGCGAAGAATATGGAAACTCTTTCTTCCGGTATGCGTATCAACCGCGCCGGTGATGACGCTTCCGGACTCGCCGTTTCTGAAAAAATGAGAACGCAGGTGAAAGGTCTCAGACAAGCTGAGAGAAACACCGAAGACGGTATGTCTCTGATCCAGACTACGGAAGGATATCTGCAGGAAACCAACGATATCATCCAAAGAATCCGGGTTTTGGCAATCCAGTCTTCCAACGGAATCTACAGCGCCGAAGATCGCCAGATGATTCAAGTTGAGGTTTCCCAATTGGTTGACGAGATCGATCGCATCGCTTCTCAGGCTGAATTCAACAAGATGGCTCTCCTTCAGGGGGACTTTGCGAGAGGTTCTAGAACTTCTTCCATGTGGTTCCATATCGGACCGAACCAGCACCAAAGAGAAAGAGTGTATATCGCTACTATGACCGCGAAGTCGCTCAATCTTATCAAGGCTGACGGTTCACTCCTGACGTTGTCTACGGCTGAATTCGCCAATGACTCTATCGGGGTTCTGGACGACGCTCTGATGAAAATCAACAAACAAAGAGCGAACCTCGGAGCATACTTCAACAGACTGGAACACGCTTCCAAAGGTCTGATGGTTGCTTACGAAAATATCCAGGCTTCAGAGTCGAGAATCAGGGACACAGATATGGCGGAGGAAACCGTTGCATTTACGAAGAACCAAATCCTGGTTCAATCGGGAACTGCAATGCTTGCTCAGGCTAACGTAAGACCTCAGTCGGTTCTCCAGCTTCTTAGATAA
- a CDS encoding LIC12015 family putative lipoprotein, which yields MKQKILSLTILFLFVTFTINCSRDSDVLASFKSGTVTREELRAYYKLRGIEPDLNSASIATQAKIVEEIGIQKIAEVNNKNTNVVTKDEYEKIMSFVEPQVVFNDYRKQFSEKLLTSGMLEFAFGRILFLKAGPDASTKANTLLQQIQTIKSDREIAEFIAKNTDEVQRKAIGGKLEPHCINCGDDPFTAILKEAADKKGEFILKEAQGNYYILRVERIEKIYPKKIDKFFQNELDKLKTLALKYLSKEGITEDEKNAAKFYSDVVVNERANQTAEHYGNRFFKEAWKKEMDSLKTKSGLKIADLTPEFIKGLKPETVLFEDKNKMKFAFKDLLVEFNKISPIIQKRKGSPEEEKNDQLSFYTQIYLPIRISAESQEVQSIKNTKEFQKTLPLLGRSVLFMLIRNRSIDPEVNITEKEIRDTYEAGKLYAYSKASSTNPNERVPEDFSKVRDRIKQELAEAKKQSIFQDYLSKLKSENEFRIASESLKAGQI from the coding sequence ATGAAACAAAAAATTCTATCTCTAACCATTCTTTTCCTATTCGTTACGTTTACGATAAACTGCAGTAGGGATTCAGACGTTCTCGCTTCTTTCAAATCCGGAACCGTAACACGCGAAGAACTGAGGGCTTATTACAAACTTCGCGGCATAGAACCAGACTTAAACAGCGCTTCGATCGCAACTCAGGCAAAAATCGTGGAAGAAATCGGAATTCAAAAAATCGCCGAAGTCAATAATAAGAATACGAATGTGGTCACAAAAGACGAATACGAGAAAATTATGAGTTTCGTTGAACCTCAAGTTGTGTTCAACGATTATAGAAAACAGTTCTCCGAAAAACTTCTCACTTCGGGAATGCTTGAATTCGCCTTTGGAAGAATCTTATTTTTAAAAGCAGGACCCGACGCCTCTACAAAAGCAAATACACTTCTCCAACAAATTCAAACTATCAAATCCGATCGGGAAATCGCGGAATTTATAGCAAAGAACACGGACGAAGTACAAAGAAAAGCGATCGGCGGAAAACTAGAACCGCATTGTATCAACTGCGGAGACGATCCATTTACCGCAATTCTTAAGGAAGCCGCGGATAAAAAAGGAGAATTTATTCTCAAGGAAGCACAAGGAAATTATTATATTCTCAGAGTGGAAAGAATCGAAAAAATTTATCCGAAGAAGATCGATAAATTCTTTCAAAACGAATTGGATAAATTGAAGACCCTTGCGTTGAAATATCTTTCCAAAGAAGGAATTACCGAAGATGAAAAAAACGCGGCGAAATTTTATTCGGACGTAGTCGTGAACGAAAGGGCAAATCAGACCGCGGAACACTACGGGAACCGTTTTTTCAAAGAAGCTTGGAAGAAAGAAATGGATTCTCTGAAAACAAAAAGCGGTTTGAAAATCGCAGATCTAACTCCAGAATTTATCAAAGGATTAAAACCGGAGACGGTTCTTTTCGAAGATAAAAACAAAATGAAATTTGCTTTTAAGGATCTTCTTGTAGAATTCAATAAAATTTCTCCGATTATTCAGAAGCGCAAAGGCTCTCCCGAAGAGGAAAAAAACGATCAGCTATCGTTTTACACTCAAATTTATCTTCCGATCCGAATTTCCGCGGAGTCCCAAGAGGTTCAATCCATTAAGAACACAAAAGAATTTCAGAAAACTCTTCCATTACTAGGAAGATCCGTTCTTTTTATGCTGATTCGGAACCGTTCTATCGATCCGGAAGTAAACATCACCGAAAAAGAAATCAGAGACACTTACGAGGCGGGGAAACTCTACGCATATTCCAAAGCTTCTTCTACTAATCCCAACGAAAGAGTTCCGGAAGATTTCAGTAAGGTAAGGGATAGAATCAAGCAGGAATTAGCCGAAGCAAAAAAGCAATCTATCTTTCAAGACTACTTGTCAAAGCTCAAATCCGAAAACGAATTTAGAATCGCATCCGAAAGTTTGAAGGCGGGACAAATCTAA
- a CDS encoding STAS domain-containing protein, whose product MILNEIIISTEKIDNVQVMKLQGSINSFTEKKFRDQLSVSIRSGPVILDLEEVSLISSRGIQSLKEMNQLSFTSRNKLVLIHPTESVRKAIKMAALNGLFLIAPDEESALKMTMKNR is encoded by the coding sequence ATGATTCTAAACGAAATCATCATTTCTACGGAAAAAATCGACAACGTTCAGGTTATGAAACTTCAGGGTTCCATCAACTCATTTACCGAAAAAAAGTTCAGAGATCAACTTTCGGTTTCGATCCGTTCCGGTCCCGTGATTTTGGATTTGGAAGAAGTCAGCTTGATTTCTTCTCGTGGAATTCAATCTTTGAAGGAAATGAATCAGTTGAGCTTTACTTCACGCAACAAATTAGTACTGATTCATCCTACCGAATCGGTTCGGAAGGCGATCAAAATGGCCGCGCTCAACGGACTTTTTTTGATTGCTCCGGACGAAGAATCCGCTCTGAAAATGACGATGAAAAATAGGTAG
- a CDS encoding helix-turn-helix transcriptional regulator — translation MLRKKRGIKQYDMARALGVSPSYLSKIETGSQDPTEKFKQSCVKYLKTTLERLFNEQPVEDVYPEFTEGLTNRLWAKRRELGIKQYDMAKKLKVSTPFLSKVELGLLEPPEDFKNMASKALKMKKEELFLQKVEY, via the coding sequence ATGCTTCGTAAAAAACGGGGTATAAAACAATACGATATGGCGAGAGCACTCGGAGTTTCTCCAAGTTACCTTTCAAAAATCGAAACCGGAAGCCAGGATCCTACCGAAAAGTTTAAACAATCCTGTGTAAAATATTTGAAAACCACTCTTGAAAGATTGTTTAACGAGCAGCCCGTTGAGGATGTTTATCCCGAATTTACGGAAGGGCTCACCAATAGACTCTGGGCAAAACGTAGGGAATTGGGAATCAAACAATACGATATGGCTAAAAAACTAAAGGTCTCCACCCCTTTTCTTTCTAAGGTGGAACTCGGGCTTTTAGAACCGCCGGAAGATTTTAAAAATATGGCGTCCAAAGCCTTAAAGATGAAAAAGGAAGAATTATTTCTTCAAAAAGTTGAATATTAA
- the lepA gene encoding translation elongation factor 4, whose amino-acid sequence MSDKQQFIRNFSIIAHIDHGKSTLADRLLEIGQVTNDRTKKDQILDSMDIERERGITIKANNATFDYLAADGHTYTMNLLDTPGHVDFTYEVSRSLKACEGVLLIVDASQGVEAQTLANLYLAMEQDLEILPVMNKIDLPAADVEKTKVQIEESLGLDSEKAVAISAKTGLNVKEVLEQITKQIPAPKGDPKGPLKALIYDSYFDPYMGVVIKIRVFDGSIKKGDRFLIMSTGKDFTVNEVGINRITLTPTDGLGAGEVGYLIAGIKKVSDAKTGDTITLFSNPTKESIPGYKEAKPMVFSGLYPINGEQFDELVDAIEKLKLNDAALIFEKESSIALGFGFRVGYLGLLHMEIVQERLEREFNLDLITTAPSVKYIIRKKSGEVEEIDNPSRFPEPTSIESTEEPYVKATVITPNEYVGNIMALAMDKRGIGLDTVYLTQDKVQLTYELPLAELIFEFYDKLKSFTRGYASLDYEPSGYKVSQLVKMDILVNGEPVDALSMIVHRTKAEQRGREIIEKLKDLIPRHQFMIPIQAAVGGKILARESISALRKNVTAKCYGGDITRKKKLLEKQKEGKKRMKQIGNVEIPQEAFLAVLKTSN is encoded by the coding sequence ATGAGCGATAAACAGCAATTCATCCGTAATTTTTCCATCATAGCCCATATCGATCACGGCAAGTCCACCTTGGCTGACAGACTTTTGGAAATCGGTCAAGTTACGAATGACCGAACCAAAAAGGATCAAATTTTAGATTCGATGGATATCGAAAGAGAAAGAGGGATTACGATCAAGGCCAACAACGCAACCTTTGATTATCTCGCCGCCGATGGCCATACATACACGATGAATTTGCTCGACACTCCGGGGCACGTGGATTTTACCTATGAGGTTTCCCGTTCCCTCAAAGCTTGTGAGGGAGTTCTTTTGATTGTGGATGCGAGTCAAGGAGTGGAAGCACAAACTCTTGCAAATCTTTATCTTGCGATGGAACAAGATTTGGAAATTCTTCCCGTCATGAATAAGATCGATCTTCCCGCGGCGGATGTGGAAAAGACAAAGGTTCAGATCGAAGAAAGTTTGGGATTGGACTCCGAGAAGGCGGTCGCGATTTCGGCAAAGACCGGTCTCAATGTAAAAGAGGTTCTCGAACAAATTACCAAACAAATTCCCGCTCCGAAAGGGGATCCGAAAGGACCTCTCAAAGCATTGATCTATGATTCTTATTTCGATCCTTATATGGGAGTTGTGATCAAGATCCGGGTTTTTGACGGAAGTATCAAAAAGGGAGATCGTTTTCTCATTATGAGTACGGGAAAGGATTTTACCGTAAACGAAGTCGGAATCAACCGAATCACACTGACTCCGACCGATGGTCTCGGAGCCGGAGAAGTTGGGTATCTCATCGCCGGAATCAAAAAAGTTTCCGACGCAAAGACGGGAGATACGATCACTTTATTTTCCAATCCTACGAAAGAATCGATTCCCGGTTACAAAGAAGCAAAACCGATGGTTTTCTCCGGGCTTTACCCGATTAACGGAGAGCAGTTCGACGAACTTGTGGACGCGATCGAAAAACTCAAACTCAACGACGCCGCTCTCATATTTGAAAAGGAGAGTTCGATCGCGCTCGGATTCGGATTCCGCGTGGGATATCTCGGGCTTCTTCACATGGAAATTGTTCAGGAAAGATTGGAAAGAGAATTCAATCTTGATCTGATCACGACAGCTCCTTCTGTGAAGTACATTATTCGAAAGAAGAGCGGTGAAGTAGAAGAAATCGATAACCCGTCCCGTTTTCCGGAGCCTACTTCAATCGAATCCACGGAAGAACCATACGTCAAAGCGACCGTGATTACCCCGAACGAATACGTTGGCAATATCATGGCCCTTGCGATGGACAAACGCGGGATTGGGTTGGATACGGTTTATCTTACTCAGGATAAGGTTCAGTTGACTTACGAACTTCCTCTTGCCGAACTTATTTTCGAATTTTATGATAAACTCAAGTCTTTTACGAGAGGTTACGCTTCTTTGGATTACGAACCTTCCGGTTATAAGGTTTCTCAACTCGTGAAAATGGATATTCTCGTAAACGGAGAGCCCGTGGACGCTCTTTCTATGATCGTTCATAGGACAAAAGCGGAGCAGAGGGGACGGGAAATTATCGAAAAGTTGAAGGATTTGATTCCAAGACATCAGTTTATGATTCCGATTCAGGCTGCCGTCGGAGGAAAAATTCTCGCAAGAGAAAGTATCTCTGCGCTTCGTAAAAACGTTACCGCAAAGTGCTATGGTGGGGATATTACTCGTAAGAAAAAACTTTTAGAAAAACAAAAAGAAGGAAAAAAGCGGATGAAGCAGATTGGAAACGTGGAAATTCCTCAAGAAGCCTTCTTGGCCGTTTTGAAAACGAGCAATTAA